GAAGTGTATGCCGGTCTTGTGAAATCTTCACATCACGCAATTCACGCGCGTGAGGCAAAATGTACAAATACAATTACTTACGCAAAGTGGAACCTTctgcaatatatatattttcttaaatatcacattttctttcctttttattatcATCTCTTCAAATTTTCCACtcttgtttaatattttatcaatagTTGTTTCGTCATTTGATTTGggaaatttctaaataatttcaaGCCGAATAATACTCCGAATATTAACTTCCAACAGTTCCCTTTTATCAAATGCTCTATGTCCCATTTTAAGTCATTAATCTATATAACCATAAAACCCGTCCATTCATAATTCATCAGACATCCTTCtatccccaaaaaaaaaacactttctcTGTTCGTTTGATCTTTtgtatcttcttctctttttgagAAAAATCTTTTGTCTCTTCGAATATCAAAGAAATGGAGTTATTCACCAAAGGAGACGCCGTTAAGTTAAGAAGCCACCTGGATAAGTTTCTAGTCGCCGACGACGACCGAGAAACCATCCGTCAAAGCCGTAAAGGAGATGCCCGGCGAGCTGTATGGACGGTAGAGACCGTCGAGGCTAAACCGAATCTGATAAGATTAAGAAGCTGCCATGGCACGTACTTAACGGCGAGCAATAAACCGCTGCTGTTAGGTATGACCGGTGAGAAAGTGACTCAAACGCACTCGTCTAACAAACCTATGGATTGGCAAACGCAGTGGGAACCGATGCGCGATGGTTTCTCGGTGAAGCTGAAATCTTGGTGCGGGAAATGGATGAGGGCTAACGGCGGGACACCGCCGTGGAGAAACTCCGTTACTCACGACGAGCCTCATACGTCGAAGACCAAGAACTGGTTGGTTTGGGATGTTATTACCGTTGGTGGTTCTGATCTTGAAAACATGTCTGATGGTGATGAGAGCTCTGTTTCTTCTCCGGTTTCTTCACATATCTCCGGGTCGGGTCTCGGGTCGGAGCCTGGGTCGCCCGTTTCCGCCAGGTCAATGAAGAGTATTGATCGGTTCGCTTCTCTTGGTTTGAGTTCAATGTCTCCGAGATGGTCCTCAAAACCGGTAAGTTTGACCAAGTCTTTTATCATCAATTTTCGTTTACATTGTCCATTGAATAGTTCTTAATTAAGTGTACCATAGAAAGTTATTATGGTTAGCTGGAATTGGACAAGTTTTGGTTGGCATGCATTagatagaaaatagaaaaatggaGGAATAATTACCATATTACTAATATTTAGTGTTTATAGACACTTGGAAAATATATAGAAGTATGATTCTTTTCTCCACTAACATATATAATGCTCCACAGACACATACATCGTTCCACCAACCTAATAGCACCCAAAATCTTCATATTTCTTTATTATATCTTATATCAATTGGATGTTTAGTTTACTTAGAGCAACttcttatttcatatttcaCCATGGAAACTACATCAGttgaaaatattacattttaagtCCAGCTAGAGTTACTAACATGTAACTGACAGTAAAAGTTCTTGCAAAAGTTATACGTACCTATATAGGCCGattaagaaataaattatacCTAATCTTTTTGGccaacattaaaaattatacctaatggtttcaatatataaataaatataatccaGCTAACTCAAGACACGTGTAAACTAAATATGGGGAAAAAGTTGGTTTAGTAAATGATTTATTTGTGATGGTATGGACTATGGGACCAGGAAGGAAGCAGTTAGGAGAGTCCCACACACATGAATTTCCTTTTTATTGGTCTTTCTTGCGGGCAAGAGACTAGACACTTATTCTATAAGCATTCCTTCAAATCCTCTTTTTCAAATCTATACTTTTATGGCATATACAGTATTACATTTTGGGGCATAAAGGGCCACGTAATATGCtttcattttgttttcattgttGACCTTTAGGTTAAATGTTTACAAGGCATGATACGTGTAAGTTCTAACCGAAATTTAATCTATATCACatgctatatacatatatcacTGCATCGTCTTACACGAATAATGGAAGTTTAGAAGAACATACAACACTTGATATAATGGTTTTTCTACATCTAACTGCATAACTAAATATCTAATGAAAACTTAAGAGaatcaaaatgaaaaatgttaaaaagtaTCATAAACTTTtcatataaatgtttataataaTCCCCTTCTAACTGTAATTTAATTGGATTATATTATCACACCCTTTCTAACTCTAGATTCATTTGATGGTTAAACACTTTAATCAATGATTTTAGATCAACCTTTAATATTCCACGTTGACTCACTATTCTGTTTAAACTTCTCACGAAGAACCTGAATCTAACATTACGAATGattgaaagaatatatataactgaaaatGTTCGGATAAGGTTCTTCATCTATGAAAATGTTCATCGCATATGTTGTTATTGTTGTTAACTTcaactttaaaagttaaaaagcattagaataaatttataatcttgGAAAGTAAAAGAAATGTTAATTCCTGATTTAGTAATGAATACAAAGCAAAAGAATAGTTGGTGTCATGAGATTCTCGTTGATTGCTGCTAATCCAGAAATGTAACTTTGTACTTTGAAATCCTCACAAAATACGAAGTAACAAAATCCCAATCACGTGAAAATTTGAAACAACACCATTGAACTGGTGCTAACGTGGGAATTAAAACGCGGTAAATCCAGTCAGCAAAGTCTGACTTTCAAATTTTCATGCATCTCTATGTAGTCCCGTGTTCTGTCCGCGTTACCACAAAAGCCAATTTAGACCAGacaaggaagagagagagatacacatataaaaaagaaacacataaaTACACACCGCATCTTCACTTCTTCGTACATATTCCCCCActcattgtttctttttttacagAAAGCAAATAGCTTCAACCCAAAGGAGAAGACGAGCAGCTTCAACCCAGACGAAACAGTATCAGCGATGGAGTTTTTCAAGAACGCTAAAGCCGTTCGAATGCGTAACAGCCACAACAAGTATCTACACGCAGACGACGACGAAGAATCCGTGACTCAGAAACGGAACGGATCAACCAAAAACGATCGATGGACCGTCGAACCGGTTCGCGACTCCTACCACGTGATCCGTCTCAAAAGCTGTTACGGTAAATACCTAACCGCTTCCAACGAGCGGTTCTTGCTCGGAGCCACGGGTAAGAAAGTGATTCAGCTTAAACCGAGTCGGCTCGACTCGGCGGTCGAGTGGGAACCGGTGAGAGAAGGATCCAAGATCAAGCTCAGGACGAGACACGGTAACTATTTACGAGGTAACGGTGGTCTTCCGCCGTGGAGAAACTCCGTCACGCACGATAATCCTCATTTGTCGGCTACTCAGGACTCCATCTCGTGGGAGGTTGATATCGTTGAGCTCTTGATTAATCCTCAAGTCACGGCGGAGACTGAGTTCACTCCGTCTCCGAAGACTCCGCTTTCGCCTCCGCCGCATAGGAGGAGGCCATCGAGGACTCCGTCTTCTCTTTCAGAGAGATCCGAAGAAGAGGTGAGTTACATTAtaattaccaaaatacccttaaAGTTTGTTTGAAATTACAGTCGTgacatgaatttttattttttgaccaGTCGGTTGTGTCTCCACCGAAATCGGATGGGAGGACGATATACTACCACATCGCTGACGATGAAGGACACGTGGAAGATGAATCAGGTGTTGGATACGCTTTCACGTTTAAAGGAAACAGCGTGGCGGAGCTGACTCAGACTCTGCGAGAAGAAACGTGCATGGAAGATGCTGTGGTGTGCACTCGCAGTCCCTTAAACGGCAAGGTGTTTCCTCTTCGTTTGCAACTTCCTCCAAACAATGGAACATTGCATGTCATTCTGGTACCCTCCACTGCTAGCCTCTAGACTAGTAGTGATTGATTGTCTTCTTGTGCGGTAAGCGTTTGGTGAAGCAAAAAAATGATATGAACCTTACAAAAAGTCTATAAGATAATAAGAGTTGGTAGTTGGTACAAGATTCTTGGTGGCGTCGCATTGGATTAGTCTTTTAATACGAGTTGATGTGTAAAAATACAGTAGAGTTTTGATAATAGAAAAAAGAAATGCttattatacatttattttttgggATATAGACCAAGTTGTTCGTTTTTGTTGTTGATTGTAAATAAACGATTTCTTTTTGTAAACGAgcatttggatttttttgaGTTATTTTGTATGAGCATGCATTCGACATGAACgagtattattttgtttttcctgTATACATTGTAGTTACCACTTATTGGTAAATGAAAAAGAGTAACTGAGTATGTGTAAACGTTATCATGTTACTCTATGTATACCGGAAATGTTAATTCATATCGGCTGAATTTCCAGTGAGATTCATACAACAACTCCCAAACACATAGACTAGAGAAATACAAATGCGAGCATTACTAACCTGAAAGTTCTAAATTGCACAATAAAAACAATCGAATGCTTATGAACGTATCCACTATGCATCTTTGTAATAGGCACTTAAGGCCTACTGTATGCTAATGTTTCAGCATCGGTCCGCCTTTTGTCCAGTTGCACATCACATGGTAGGATGATATAAGTTGAAAGCTGGAGACGCAAGTTTATGGCCTTCCACAATCATTCAAAAAATGCTAATGACGTTATCCACTATGCAAATATCTTATTTTCTCATATACTTGATTAAAAAATACTCtagaaaaaaaagaggaaactAAAGTGTATCTATCTTCATGTTCCTCAGAAATAAATTTTGCAACTTTCGTATGTTATTTCCAAGAACCTcctaaaagaaattaatttgtaaaaatCTAATCCGCAAACAATAGTTTTGTCaaaatcatatcttttttttttgtcacacgTCAAAATCATAGTTTAGTCTAGAAATTAGGAGTAATTTCGGTTGATACTATTTTCCCGGATATTATCTTTAatcaattatcaaaatatatttaagaacaCAGAGTAAACGCTTCAGCTTATCCCCATCTCTAAAAAAACCCTAATCACTCTCTCTATCATTTCTCCACCGCCGCTGTTCAACGGTGGTCATTTTCTCATCCGATCAAAACCGATCTTCTCCTACACAAACACCAACACCATGGCTCCTACCTCTTCTGCTACTGCTACCGCGATTGCGACTGCAACATCTTCCTCAGACGCCAGCGAAGGACCAGTGATGGGACTCATCAACAAACGCATCCGCGCCCTCCGCAAGAAACTCAACCGAATCGCTCAGATGGAAGACTCGATCTCCCAGGGGAAAACCCTAAACAAGGAGCAACAAGAAGTCCTCCGCTCCAAACCCTCCGTCCTCGTCCTCATCGAAGAGCTCGACAAGCTCCGCGCTCCTCTCTCCTCCGCCGTCTCCGAAGAAATCACCCTCGCCACcactcaccaccaccaccaagaAGCTCCTCCTCCCTCCGATCAAAACGACGCCGCTCCCgaggtggaagaagaagaagggaagaAGTTGGAGGATTTGGTGAATCTGTTGTACTTTGGCTCCCTCTTCGACGTGAGGTCGCAGAGCGAGTTGGCTTCGATCATGCTGACGAGGACGCACGAGAGAGGTTGCTGTTTGGTTTACGATACGGTTACGGATGAGTCGACTGATCTGCTTTGTGATAAGGATCTGGATTTGATTTCGGAGCTGTGGACTATGATGGTGTCTAGGCCTGCGGATTCGTTCTTGTCTCATAAGAACGCCTTGGAGCGTTGCGTCGAGCATGCTAAGCTTTGGTTGGCTAATTCCGACCAGCCGATTGCTTCCAACTGCAATGTTTCATGTaatgagaaaaagaaaacctaacttgtttgttgtggtttttggtttggtttttggttattgagttctttttgttgtgttttaGATGCTGGATTGAGAGAGAAGTTGAAGAAGATTATGGGTTCTAATTACTTCACTATCACTCCTGAGATGGTAGCTCCCGTTGAAGCATCTGGTGGTAACTACGGTTCTTTCCAAGTCGCTGCTGACAATGAGCAAAAGGTATTAGGTTTTGATTTGGAGAGGAAACTCTCAGTGGTTATCATTGAAATGGTTTGATTGTCTGAATTTGCGAGACTTTGGTTTAGGCTGCAATGCTGCATTGTTGTTTCCTAACACATTCTTTTTTTAAAGCTAAACTGcttatttttagtttctttgtttgttaTCGAATTGGTAGTGGATTTCATATGTGGAATGCGTGTTATTCTTTCTGTTCTGAGATGCTAAACTCTAATTTGATCCGAAGGAAGAGAGTAGTTATCCCGGATCGAGTTTCTTTTGTATAGGAGTCAGAGTTTGTCTAGGCTTTTGCTGTTATACAACAGAAGAGTGAGGTGTGGTATGTGATCTTTATGTAAGCTAAGTTGTTTGGATAGGATAGAAAAGTACATCCGTAAGTTTGTTTATTACGTTGTTGTTATGGTCTTGGAGACGTTTACCATATTAGTTGTTAATATACACTGTTCTGGCTTGATCGTGTGAGTAATGACTAAGAACTGTGACACTATTTTCCGTCACTATAGTGTGAATGCTTACGACATGTTTCAGAGTGTCTCGTTATGTGATGTAGAGAACATACATCCTTCGCTTGAGTTCTCTTTGGCAATTCATTCTGCGGTACTGATGTTCTTCTGGTTGCAGGAAGAAGACGCATCAAACTTTACAGAGCAAGAATCTGCTGTAAACGATCAATCTGAGCAACCAAAGGTAATCATCCTTTGAAATGTGGAGCTCTAAAAACATCTTTATAAATCGGTTGCTTCGAGGCTGTatctgatgatttttttttcttttgggtgtGAAGGATGAGTCAGTGACTGAAGGAGAGGTGGTCCAAGAACAGCAGGAGCAAGGCTATACTCAGGTGGAAGGAGGGAGGTCGAGGAGAGATTATCAGCAACAGTATGTGCCTCGTGGGACCCACCAGAACCAGAGAGGTCATAGAGGTGCTCGAAGAGGTCATTCCAATGGCCCCCGAGGAGGTCGAGGTGGCGGTGGTGGCGGTGGAGGCTATTCGAATGGGCGGTATGAATCTTATGATAACGCCGGTGGAAACGGTCACCAAAGGAGCTACTACAACAACAGAGGAAGGGgacgtggtggtggtggtggaggtggaggaaaTGGTCATTCATACAACAACCACCAAGACTCAAATGTAACAGTTGCGTCTTAGCCTTTTTAGCTTTTGGGTTGCGTCTCTTTGTTTTCCGCTATAACTCATATAAAGCCTTATCTCGTGGTTTGGAACCTTTGTCAATTGCTCTTTTGTTATGTATgaacttttgttttctttttctttttcttttgtggcCATCAGTCGATATGATCCTTTattctctccatgagagccaTTTCtgattgttaaaaataattctttACGTATTCAGCGAATTTGCGTAGGCTGAGAGCTATATAGGAATGATCTCAATTCTGAAGCGAGCTCAGAAACATTATGgtcaataataataatctttGGATAGAAATAGTTTTCACCCTTTTAAAAATGGTATCTCTGAAACAACCCCAAATGAAGTAGTAACCAATTGAGAATCTAAAGAAACTTTAATGGCAACAACATTAATCAACGTCATCTTTGGAATTCCATAAACGTCCGAATAAAGCAtactcctttttctttttcttttttttcagattgAAAAGCTTTGTTTTCTGTGCGGTCACatgacttcttcttcttagttCTTTCTTCTTTCCCTGTACCAAGTTTCCTTATTAGAAACATAGATAAATTTGGCAAAAGCTAATCCACCTACCTACAGACAGATATGAGGAGGAACGGTTAATAGAGAAGGGCACGGAaagtgttcgacgaaatgctCCAAAGATGGTCTCTCTCAACTCAGGCCCCGTTTCTTCTTTCGCTCCACGGATTTCGCTGATTGATTCCGATACCCTTTTGCCTCTTTCTTCCTTCAATCCCAATCGTTTAGCTGGTGATAGGAAAATTTGTGGGCCTGTTCAATGGTTTCTTGAGGTCAAGCTGAGGAATAAAGGTTGTTGCTTTAGGCGTAGTAGTGGGGTTCTGACGATGTGCAATAACAACAACCAAGATTTGGGTTGGGATAGCGATAAGGATCTGGAAACGGAGATTTTGGAGTTCATGACGAATTCTGATAAACCTGGCATGTTTCCGAGCAAGAAGGATCTTATCCGTTCTGGAAGatttgatcttgttgagagaaTCGTAAACCAAGGTGGATGGCTTTCCATGGGATGGGACTtggatgaagaggaagaagaagaagttaaaCAAGAGGAGGTCGTGCTACACAATCTTTCCTCGAATGCTTCATCTTCAAGAGAGTGAGTCCTCTGTATTTTACATTGCTAGTTCTTGGTCTATGCCTTTTGAGAATGTTTGTTAAAGCAAAAGCTTAATGTTATTTCAGAGAGGTAGTTGGTGAGGATGAGAGTGGGATTGAAGGTATATTGACTAGGTTGGAGAAAGAGAGGAATTTGAGTCTAGGGATTAACTTGAGTGGGAAAGGAGGAGAAATCAATGGTGATGTTTCTTCAAATGGTTCAGTTCCTTGGGATTCAATGATTATGGTATGTTTTCTTGTCTATTATAAACTTTGCTGTTCACTTCACAAGAATAAACTGTTTATGTCGTGAGGTGTCGcctacttttttttctttctaaagaCAGCTAGTGAGTTTCAAGAACTCGACGGTAGTGCAAGTTCAGGTGAATACGGACAAAATAGGTATCAAGAAGCCAAGTCAGTTTCAGGGAACAGAGACTTAAACGACTTGTCTACATCAGAAACGTGGAGAACATGGAGTATGAGGAGAGCTGGGTTTACTGATGAAGATTTTGAAGGTATGGGCAGTGATTTTCTGTCTACTTCCGTATAGTGACTCcagtaaaacaaatattaaagcCATAAACATTTGTACAGCTGCTGAAATTTCTTCCAGTAGCTTGGTTGGTCTGAAGAAGGATGATACGGATAAGGATTCTGGTGGAAAAGATAAAACTGCATCTTACTCCGAAGATATAAATACAACTCATATCAAAAGCCGTCTTCAAAATCTCCAGTCAGAACTTTCTTCTGTTCTTCAATCCCTTAGGTCTCCTCCTCCTGATGAAGTTGTGGCAAGAAAGGTAACGTATGTTTACATTTTTCCGTCGTATGTATGAATGGATGGGACTTAGAATCATTGCTCTCTTTGACTGATCAAAACAGTAGCGACTCTGTCCATGATTAACATTTGGCTTATTTTTTGGTTATGATTTCATTTAGGATAGTGAGACAAATTCTGAGAACTTGGAGAACCTCAATGATGATTGGGAGTTCAAAGAGAATGAAATCATATATGCCCAGAACAAGCTACGGTCTACAAGGGCAAAGCTAGCTGTTCTTGAAGGAAAGATGTCTATGGCAATAATGTATGCGTTGCTCATTGGTTATGTGCAAAATAGATAGGAGTAGGATGCTTACACTATTGTCTCTCACATTGGTTAGCTTCTTTTCTATTCTAGAGACGCACAGAGGATTGTACGggagaaacagagaaaaataGATCATGCTAGGAGAGCTTTACGGCTACTCCGGACTGCATCCATAGTATGGCCTAACTCAGCCTCAGAAGTTCTACTAACGGGTTCATTTGACGGTTGGTCAACCCAGGTCAGTTCATATGTGGATAAAACAAGAAACGGATTAATCAAAGTGCTTCACATCTACttaaatttgttttatgattttgcAAACAGAGGAAAATGAAGAAAGCACAGAACGGGGTCTTCTCTTTGTCACTGAAGCTATATCCTGGAAAATACCAGGTTAGATCAATCATTCAATCAAAGCAGTATCTGCATCTAATATGTTTCCTGTTATAAACCTCGCTACATTTTCTTCACAGGTTAAGTTCATTGTTGATGGCCAGTGGAAAGTGGACCCGCTTCGACCCATTGTTACTTGTGATGGACATGAAAACAATCTGCTCATCATCTCGTGAGGTCATAGGCAACAACGTTTTAGAGCTAATCCCACCATCTATGGAGCATGAGCTGAATCAGTAGGGTTTTAGTTTCTTTTGGGATTTCATTTTCATGTAGAGTAAGGAAAGCAGTAGAGCTAGGTTTTTAAATCTTGACAAAAcaagaaattaagaaaaaaaagaatctgtATATCTCAAAATTTTCATTGTAATGACAATGTTCCTCTGACGAGAATAAAGCAAAAAATTTGACTTCCCGCATTGTACAGTGTTACACATTAGATATGATACATCCATTTCTATGATGAAGACGAAAGCTGTTGTATTCGCCTTACTGCATAGGTAAATCCACTTCCGCAATATACTTTGGTCTCTTTCGTCCGCTTGTCTACACTTCCCAGTCTCACCAGTTGAGGATTGTTCTGATCATTGGTGTTTCCAAGACCTAGCTGACCATGTTCACCCCATCCCCATGTCTGAACTTCTCCATTATCTGCAAGGCAAATTCACAGTTTTGTTTGTTAACAACTCAGAAAGTCTGAAGAACAAAGAGATGAATCTCTCCGCATTTACCTGTTACAGCAGCAGAGTGCTCTGCTCCAGCTGCAATTTGCACAGCTTTAACTCCGTCAAAGCCTGGAACTTTCTCCAAGAGAGGTTCAGAGGAATCTACTTGCAGTTGTTGCTTCTCGGATTGTTTATCAAGAGTGTTACCAAGCTTGAAAACTTGGCCATCCACTGTTCAACAAGCCCCATGAGCAGAGGAAATGAGTTTATGAGCTAACAGAAGGTTAACTGATGCATCTACACAGAAAATTACCGGTTAGTAACAGAGCATGATTCCATCCTAAAGCAACTTCTCTGAAAGAAAGAGATGAAGGCAAACACTGAGGGGTTTGAACATCAGGACTGCCGCTGAATCCTCTTCCCCAACTGAACATCTGTCCATCAGCTGGTCAAGCACGGGTTTTAACAAAACAGACACATGATTggagaaattaaaaaaagaaactgaacaTGAGAGAGACTTAAAGAGTTAAACCGGAGATAGCTGCACTATGGTCTCCATTAGCCGCTGTACGAACAACCTCAACATCTTCTAATCCAGAGACAACACATGGAAGATTTACTACTGACTTTGTTTTCTGTGATGAGATACCTAGCTGTCCGCGTTTTCCAGAACCGAATCCGCACACATGATTCCCTAAATgacacaaaataaatcaaacgAAGAAagatacttttttttcttgcagAACCGGTGAATGATATATCAGATGTTTTTACCTGCGAACAGGACAAGTGAGTGGCGCATACCACAAGCTACCATCATCACAGTCTTATCAACAAAGAAAGAGACTTTAGTTGGAGAGCAAAGTGACATGTTATCACCATGACCAAGCTGACCAAATGAGCCATTGCCACATGTGAATAGGCAACCGGAGTCTGCATACAGAACACAAAAGAGAGATCAATCTCATTTGTCTCCAAATCAAGTTACAAAGTTTCATCTGAGTTAACCTGAGACAAAACCAGAGTGGCTCCATCCAGCTGAGGCTTGAGTTACAACATAGTCTTGGAAGAAAGATACTGGTTTAGGCAAAGAAGAGTCGAGGATGTCTCCATGTCCTAATTGACCAGAGTTTCCCCTTCCCCATGTCAACACCTTACCACctgcacaaaaaaataaaaaagaagcaCACTTTAAATGTTGGATCAGAAGATTACTTAATTTGGAGGGGTTACCAGAAGTCAAGGCGATGACGTGAGCGCCGCCACAGGCGAGCATCGATATGGAAGCAAGTGACTTTAGTGAGAGAAGCTGCGGGAGATGCTCGTCTTGCAACGTGGCAGTCCCTAGTTGACCGTCCGTTCCTGCCCCCCAGCTCCATACTTGTTCTTCTTTCTCATCAGCCGGAGGAGTTACACCGTGTTGGGCCATTACACCACCGTCTCTCACCACACCGTGTCACAGGCCTCCCCGCCTAGTCGCTTAGCACTTATCAGGAGTTTAGGGCTTATGATGAATGGGCCTATTATCATCGGGTCAAGGCCCATATAGTAACTCCACTTATAATCTGATGTCTTCAGCCTTCACTGTCCACATGTGTAACATAGAAGTTGGAGGGAGACAAGACAGAACGGTGGACCCCACAAAAATTTCAATGTTTGATACATATATCACCACGTATCGATCGTCTGACTTAATTATGAGTCTTGAACTATTATTAATGAAA
The Raphanus sativus cultivar WK10039 chromosome 1, ASM80110v3, whole genome shotgun sequence DNA segment above includes these coding regions:
- the LOC108810658 gene encoding uncharacterized protein LOC108810658, coding for MELFTKGDAVKLRSHLDKFLVADDDRETIRQSRKGDARRAVWTVETVEAKPNLIRLRSCHGTYLTASNKPLLLGMTGEKVTQTHSSNKPMDWQTQWEPMRDGFSVKLKSWCGKWMRANGGTPPWRNSVTHDEPHTSKTKNWLVWDVITVGGSDLENMSDGDESSVSSPVSSHISGSGLGSEPGSPVSARSMKSIDRFASLGLSSMSPRWSSKPKANSFNPKEKTSSFNPDETVSAMEFFKNAKAVRMRNSHNKYLHADDDEESVTQKRNGSTKNDRWTVEPVRDSYHVIRLKSCYGKYLTASNERFLLGATGKKVIQLKPSRLDSAVEWEPVREGSKIKLRTRHGNYLRGNGGLPPWRNSVTHDNPHLSATQDSISWEVDIVELLINPQVTAETEFTPSPKTPLSPPPHRRRPSRTPSSLSERSEEESVVSPPKSDGRTIYYHIADDEGHVEDESGVGYAFTFKGNSVAELTQTLREETCMEDAVVCTRSPLNGKVFPLRLQLPPNNGTLHVILVPSTASL
- the LOC108813709 gene encoding uncharacterized protein LOC108813709, producing MAPTSSATATAIATATSSSDASEGPVMGLINKRIRALRKKLNRIAQMEDSISQGKTLNKEQQEVLRSKPSVLVLIEELDKLRAPLSSAVSEEITLATTHHHHQEAPPPSDQNDAAPEVEEEEGKKLEDLVNLLYFGSLFDVRSQSELASIMLTRTHERGCCLVYDTVTDESTDLLCDKDLDLISELWTMMVSRPADSFLSHKNALERCVEHAKLWLANSDQPIASNCNVSYAGLREKLKKIMGSNYFTITPEMVAPVEASGGNYGSFQVAADNEQKEEDASNFTEQESAVNDQSEQPKDESVTEGEVVQEQQEQGYTQVEGGRSRRDYQQQYVPRGTHQNQRGHRGARRGHSNGPRGGRGGGGGGGGYSNGRYESYDNAGGNGHQRSYYNNRGRGRGGGGGGGGNGHSYNNHQDSNVTVAS
- the LOC108862731 gene encoding ultraviolet-B receptor UVR8, encoding MAQHGVTPPADEKEEQVWSWGAGTDGQLGTATLQDEHLPQLLSLKSLASISMLACGGAHVIALTSGGKVLTWGRGNSGQLGHGDILDSSLPKPVSFFQDYVVTQASAGWSHSGFVSDSGCLFTCGNGSFGQLGHGDNMSLCSPTKVSFFVDKTVMMVACGMRHSLVLFAGNHVCGFGSGKRGQLGISSQKTKSVVNLPCVVSGLEDVEVVRTAANGDHSAAISADGQMFSWGRGFSGSPDVQTPQCLPSSLSFREVALGWNHALLLTVDGQVFKLGNTLDKQSEKQQLQVDSSEPLLEKVPGFDGVKAVQIAAGAEHSAAVTDNGEVQTWGWGEHGQLGLGNTNDQNNPQLVRLGSVDKRTKETKVYCGSGFTYAVRRIQQLSSSS
- the LOC108861848 gene encoding protein PTST homolog 2, chloroplastic, with protein sequence MVSLNSGPVSSFAPRISLIDSDTLLPLSSFNPNRLAGDRKICGPVQWFLEVKLRNKGCCFRRSSGVLTMCNNNNQDLGWDSDKDLETEILEFMTNSDKPGMFPSKKDLIRSGRFDLVERIVNQGGWLSMGWDLDEEEEEEVKQEEVVLHNLSSNASSSREEVVGEDESGIEGILTRLEKERNLSLGINLSGKGGEINGDVSSNGSVPWDSMIMTASEFQELDGSASSGEYGQNRYQEAKSVSGNRDLNDLSTSETWRTWSMRRAGFTDEDFEAAEISSSSLVGLKKDDTDKDSGGKDKTASYSEDINTTHIKSRLQNLQSELSSVLQSLRSPPPDEVVARKDSETNSENLENLNDDWEFKENEIIYAQNKLRSTRAKLAVLEGKMSMAIIDAQRIVREKQRKIDHARRALRLLRTASIVWPNSASEVLLTGSFDGWSTQRKMKKAQNGVFSLSLKLYPGKYQVKFIVDGQWKVDPLRPIVTCDGHENNLLIIS